In one Cronobacter dublinensis subsp. dublinensis LMG 23823 genomic region, the following are encoded:
- the fes gene encoding enterochelin esterase yields the protein MAEHAAGSEAWWQEKQAHGVPEISGAQHGKCAVTFWWRDPAGDETTSDVQRVWIYLTGITDHHKPSAPQSMTRLPGTDAWYWRVSLSERWRGSYCFIPSTKTDDFAPEAFSDAPARQALREGWRKLLPQARPDPLNPHHWRGGRGHPVSALHLPGAPAQPGWEEGEVAYTPAEEFLWRSDRLGNERRVWLFTTGGDDAPETRPLAILLDGQFWANSQPVWPALQRLTERGVLPPAVYLLVDVIDTAHRSEELPCNAAFWEALWEELLPLARAKTAWREDPQTTVVAGQSFGGLSALYAGLHWPQRFGCVLSQSGSFWWPKRDANGDGWLVDALAAGRLDPRPLRIFLEAGLHEPLILQTSQRLVSLLQQTQQPLFWRQVDGGHDALCWRGGLTDGLAALWGGLHAPARF from the coding sequence GTGGCGGAGCACGCAGCGGGAAGTGAAGCCTGGTGGCAGGAAAAACAGGCGCACGGCGTGCCGGAGATTTCCGGCGCGCAGCACGGGAAATGCGCCGTCACGTTCTGGTGGCGCGATCCCGCCGGCGATGAAACCACCTCTGATGTGCAGCGGGTCTGGATCTACCTCACCGGCATCACCGATCACCACAAACCCTCCGCGCCGCAGTCTATGACGCGCCTGCCGGGCACCGATGCATGGTACTGGCGCGTGTCGCTCAGCGAACGCTGGCGCGGCAGCTACTGTTTTATCCCCTCGACAAAAACCGATGATTTCGCCCCTGAAGCCTTCAGCGACGCGCCCGCGCGCCAGGCGCTGCGCGAAGGCTGGCGCAAACTTCTGCCGCAGGCGCGGCCCGACCCGCTCAACCCGCACCACTGGCGGGGCGGTCGCGGGCATCCGGTCAGCGCGCTGCATCTGCCGGGCGCGCCTGCGCAGCCGGGCTGGGAGGAGGGCGAGGTGGCATATACGCCCGCCGAGGAATTTCTCTGGCGCAGCGACCGGCTCGGCAACGAGCGTCGCGTCTGGCTTTTTACCACCGGTGGCGATGACGCCCCCGAGACCCGCCCACTCGCTATTTTGCTCGACGGTCAGTTCTGGGCGAACAGCCAGCCGGTCTGGCCCGCGCTCCAGCGGCTGACCGAGCGCGGCGTGCTGCCGCCTGCCGTTTATCTGCTGGTGGATGTGATTGATACCGCGCACCGAAGCGAAGAGTTGCCCTGCAATGCCGCCTTCTGGGAGGCACTGTGGGAGGAACTGCTGCCGCTGGCGCGCGCCAAAACGGCATGGCGCGAAGACCCGCAGACTACCGTCGTCGCCGGGCAGAGCTTCGGCGGGCTGTCGGCGCTCTATGCGGGGCTCCACTGGCCGCAGCGTTTCGGCTGCGTGCTAAGCCAGTCCGGTTCGTTCTGGTGGCCGAAACGCGACGCGAACGGCGACGGCTGGCTGGTGGACGCGCTCGCCGCAGGGCGGCTTGACCCGCGTCCGCTGCGCATTTTTCTTGAGGCGGGCCTTCACGAGCCGCTTATTTTGCAGACCAGTCAGCGCCTGGTTTCCTTACTGCAACAGACACAGCAGCCGCTTTTCTGGCGTCAGGTTGACGGCGGACACGATGCGCTTTGCTGGCGTGGCGGGCTCACCGACGGGCTGGCCGCGCTGTGGGGCGGCCTTCATGCCCCGGCGCGTTTTTAA
- a CDS encoding MbtH family NRPS accessory protein: MEFSNPFDNPQGRFWLLENDQQQVSLWPQACALPPGWRVVVAPQSAQACEELLAPYGAALQPGYFARAIDKRG; the protein is encoded by the coding sequence ATGGAATTCAGCAATCCCTTCGATAACCCGCAGGGCCGCTTCTGGCTGCTCGAAAATGACCAACAGCAGGTAAGCCTCTGGCCGCAGGCGTGCGCGCTGCCGCCGGGCTGGCGCGTGGTGGTGGCGCCGCAAAGCGCGCAGGCCTGCGAGGAATTACTCGCACCCTATGGCGCGGCGCTTCAGCCGGGCTATTTCGCCCGTGCCATCGACAAGCGAGGTTAA
- a CDS encoding enterobactin synthase subunit F — protein sequence MTDLSLTPATPAAASLPLVAAQPGIWMAEKLSDQVNAWSVAHYVELNGAPDAPLLARAIVAGMMEADTLRMRFDERDGIVTQRLDPGLTFETPAIIDVRHEADPQAAALTRMRADLEQDLRVASGQSLAHHQLLRVGDTRWFWYQRYHHLVVDGFSFTAITRRIADIYRSWHRGEDPGPSPFVAFNEVVEEYARYQSSDACARDAAFWAQQVRELPPPATLSDKPLSGQSSTTALIRRSLRFDEVHFAALMASSGGLAAPDVALALVALWLGRLSGRNDYSAGFIFMRRIGSAALCATGPVLNVLPCPVRIDPSQTLAQFAAAFAKTLKTLRRHQRYDAEQVLRDSGNVAQQTPLFGPVLNLKMFDYRLDFDGVEGVTHQLASGPVKDLEIALYVDEQGGVTLELLANQQRYDAAQIERQLARLPRLLAQFAANPGLLCAQADLLGEEDYALIARVNQTAMQLPQETLSSLLEKQAQATPQAAALADDHYAFTYREMREQVLTLAAELVQRGVKPGDVVAVALPRSVFLSLALQAIVEAGAAWLPLDTGYPDDRLHMMLEDARPAMLITAAQEQGRFAGLDLPVFSYDAPLAVSAPQSLARSHPSHTAYVIFTSGSTGRPKGVMVGQTAIVNRLLWMQSHYPLGGDDVVLQKTPCSFDVSVWEFFWPLIVGARLVMAPPEAHRDPQALQALFARWRVTTTHFVPSMLAAFVGALATPQAVDACASLRQVFCSGEALPTELCREWERLTAVPLHNLYGPTEAAVDVSWYPAFGETLAKVAGPSVPIGFPVWNTGLRILDSAMRPVPPGMAGDLYLTGIQLAQGYLGRPDLTASRFIADPFAPGERMYRTGDVARWLTDGAVEYLGRSDDQLKIRGQRIEPGEIDRVMQSLPDVAQAVTHACVLNENAQAGGDARQLVGYVVSTSGEALDVAALRACLSERLPAHMVPVTLIQLPALPLSANGKLDRKALPLPQLTARAAGRQAAPGVETAIARAFSQLLGVEVTDSQADFFALGGHSLLAMRLAALLTRELARPVTVGQVMIAPTVEKLAAQVNAGGSDAQAGFEAVLPLRDGTGPTLYCFHPASGFAWQFSVLQRWLSPRWAITGIQSPRPDGPMQQCASVDELCERHLATLRQLQPHGPYWLFGYSLGGTLAHGVAARLRAAGEEVAFLGLLDTWPPETQNWQEKDGQELDPAVLAEIERERAAFVSAQQGQGPTRLFETIEGNYADAVRLLSTARSTRFDGEATLFVAERTVTPGLNPLDAWAPWTRALEVHYVDCAHVEIISPQAFEVIGPLLRERLG from the coding sequence GTGACGGATCTCTCCCTGACACCGGCCACACCCGCCGCCGCCTCGCTGCCGCTGGTAGCGGCGCAGCCTGGCATCTGGATGGCCGAAAAACTCTCCGACCAGGTCAACGCCTGGAGCGTGGCGCACTATGTGGAGCTGAACGGCGCGCCCGATGCGCCGCTGCTGGCGCGCGCTATCGTCGCGGGCATGATGGAGGCCGACACGCTGCGCATGCGCTTTGACGAGCGCGACGGCATTGTCACCCAGCGCCTCGATCCTGGCCTGACGTTTGAGACGCCCGCGATTATTGATGTGCGCCATGAAGCCGACCCGCAGGCGGCGGCGCTGACGCGGATGCGCGCCGATCTGGAGCAGGATTTACGCGTCGCGAGCGGCCAGTCGCTGGCGCATCACCAGTTGTTGCGCGTGGGTGACACGCGCTGGTTCTGGTATCAGCGCTATCATCATTTAGTGGTCGATGGCTTCAGTTTTACCGCCATTACCCGCCGTATCGCCGATATTTACCGCAGCTGGCATCGCGGCGAAGACCCCGGCCCGTCGCCGTTTGTCGCTTTTAACGAGGTGGTGGAGGAATACGCACGCTATCAGTCGTCGGACGCCTGCGCGCGCGACGCCGCCTTCTGGGCGCAGCAGGTGCGTGAACTGCCGCCGCCGGCGACGCTTTCTGATAAACCGCTGAGTGGGCAATCCTCTACCACCGCGCTTATCCGCCGTTCGCTGCGTTTTGACGAGGTGCATTTCGCCGCGCTCATGGCCAGTAGCGGCGGGCTCGCCGCACCCGATGTGGCACTGGCGCTGGTGGCGCTGTGGCTTGGCCGCCTTAGCGGGCGTAACGACTACAGCGCCGGTTTCATCTTCATGCGCCGCATCGGCTCCGCCGCGCTGTGCGCCACCGGCCCGGTGCTGAACGTGCTGCCCTGTCCGGTGCGTATTGATCCGTCGCAGACGCTGGCGCAGTTCGCCGCCGCCTTTGCAAAGACGCTCAAAACGCTGCGCCGTCATCAGCGCTATGACGCCGAGCAGGTGCTGCGCGACAGCGGCAACGTCGCGCAGCAGACACCGTTGTTCGGCCCGGTGCTTAACCTGAAAATGTTTGATTACCGGCTCGATTTTGACGGCGTCGAAGGCGTTACACACCAGCTTGCCTCAGGGCCGGTAAAAGATCTCGAAATCGCCCTGTATGTGGACGAGCAGGGTGGCGTAACGCTGGAGCTGCTCGCCAACCAGCAGCGCTACGATGCCGCGCAGATTGAACGCCAGCTCGCCCGCCTGCCGCGCCTGCTGGCGCAGTTCGCGGCAAATCCCGGGCTTTTGTGCGCGCAGGCGGATCTGCTGGGCGAAGAAGACTACGCGCTGATAGCGCGCGTCAACCAGACCGCCATGCAACTGCCGCAGGAGACGCTCAGCAGCCTGCTGGAGAAACAGGCGCAGGCGACGCCCCAGGCCGCTGCGCTGGCGGATGACCATTACGCATTTACCTACCGGGAAATGCGCGAGCAGGTGCTTACCCTCGCCGCAGAACTGGTGCAGCGCGGCGTGAAACCGGGCGATGTGGTGGCCGTCGCGCTGCCGCGTTCGGTCTTTTTGTCGCTGGCATTGCAGGCTATCGTCGAGGCGGGGGCCGCCTGGCTGCCGCTTGACACCGGTTATCCGGACGACCGTCTGCACATGATGCTGGAGGACGCGCGCCCGGCCATGCTGATCACCGCCGCGCAGGAGCAAGGGCGTTTTGCTGGCCTGGATCTGCCGGTGTTCAGCTATGACGCGCCGCTTGCCGTTAGCGCGCCGCAGTCGCTCGCGCGTTCGCACCCGTCGCACACCGCGTATGTCATTTTCACCTCCGGCTCCACCGGACGCCCAAAGGGCGTGATGGTCGGCCAGACCGCCATCGTCAACCGACTGCTATGGATGCAAAGCCACTATCCGCTCGGCGGGGATGACGTGGTGCTGCAAAAAACGCCGTGCAGTTTTGACGTTTCGGTATGGGAGTTTTTCTGGCCGCTCATCGTTGGCGCGCGGCTGGTGATGGCGCCGCCTGAGGCGCATCGCGACCCGCAGGCCTTGCAGGCGCTGTTTGCGCGCTGGCGCGTGACGACGACGCACTTTGTGCCCTCAATGCTGGCGGCGTTTGTCGGCGCGCTCGCCACGCCGCAGGCCGTTGACGCCTGCGCGTCGCTGCGCCAGGTGTTCTGCAGCGGCGAAGCGCTGCCGACCGAATTATGCCGCGAGTGGGAACGCCTGACCGCCGTCCCGCTGCATAATCTCTACGGCCCGACGGAAGCGGCGGTGGACGTGAGCTGGTATCCGGCCTTCGGCGAAACGCTGGCAAAGGTCGCGGGCCCGAGCGTGCCCATCGGCTTCCCGGTCTGGAATACCGGCCTGCGCATTCTGGACAGCGCCATGCGTCCGGTGCCGCCGGGCATGGCGGGCGATCTCTATCTTACCGGCATTCAGCTGGCGCAAGGGTATCTGGGTCGCCCGGATCTGACCGCCAGCCGCTTTATCGCCGATCCGTTCGCGCCCGGCGAGCGGATGTACCGCACCGGTGACGTGGCGCGCTGGCTCACGGACGGCGCGGTGGAGTACCTCGGGCGCAGCGACGATCAGCTGAAAATTCGCGGCCAGCGCATCGAGCCTGGCGAGATTGACCGCGTCATGCAAAGCCTGCCGGACGTGGCGCAGGCGGTGACGCATGCCTGTGTGCTGAATGAGAACGCCCAGGCGGGCGGCGATGCGCGTCAGCTGGTGGGGTATGTCGTCTCCACCTCCGGCGAGGCGCTGGATGTCGCGGCGCTGCGCGCGTGTTTAAGCGAGCGTCTGCCCGCGCATATGGTGCCGGTGACGCTTATCCAGCTCCCTGCGCTGCCGCTCAGCGCCAACGGCAAGCTGGATCGCAAAGCGCTGCCGCTGCCGCAGCTTACCGCCCGCGCGGCGGGCAGGCAGGCGGCGCCGGGCGTGGAAACGGCCATCGCCCGCGCGTTTTCGCAGCTTCTGGGCGTAGAGGTGACCGACTCGCAGGCTGATTTCTTTGCGCTCGGCGGCCATTCGCTGCTGGCGATGCGGCTGGCGGCGCTGCTCACGCGCGAGCTGGCGCGCCCGGTGACGGTCGGGCAGGTGATGATCGCGCCGACGGTGGAGAAACTCGCGGCGCAGGTTAACGCAGGGGGGAGCGACGCGCAGGCGGGTTTTGAGGCAGTGCTGCCGCTGCGCGATGGCACCGGGCCGACGCTGTACTGTTTCCACCCGGCGTCGGGCTTCGCCTGGCAGTTTAGCGTGTTGCAGCGCTGGTTATCGCCGCGCTGGGCGATTACGGGTATTCAGTCGCCGCGCCCGGACGGCCCGATGCAGCAGTGTGCGTCGGTTGATGAACTGTGCGAGCGCCATCTCGCGACGCTTAGACAGTTACAGCCGCACGGGCCGTACTGGCTGTTCGGCTATTCGCTCGGCGGCACCCTTGCGCACGGCGTCGCCGCGCGTTTAAGGGCGGCGGGCGAAGAGGTCGCGTTCCTCGGCCTGCTCGACACCTGGCCGCCGGAAACCCAGAACTGGCAGGAAAAGGACGGGCAGGAACTCGACCCGGCCGTGCTGGCGGAGATCGAACGCGAGCGGGCGGCGTTTGTCAGCGCGCAGCAGGGGCAGGGCCCGACGAGGCTGTTTGAGACCATTGAGGGGAATTACGCCGACGCGGTGCGGCTGCTCTCTACCGCGCGCAGCACGCGCTTTGACGGCGAGGCAACGCTGTTTGTCGCCGAGCGGACCGTGACGCCAGGCCTCAACCCGCTGGACGCCTGGGCGCCCTGGACGCGCGCGCTGGAGGTGCATTATGTCGACTGCGCGCACGTAGAGATTATTTCCCCGCAGGCGTTCGAGGTGATTGGCCCGTTGTTGCGGGAGAGACTGGGGTAG
- a CDS encoding 1,2-dihydroxy-3-keto-5-methylthiopentene dioxygenase encodes MSALTIFADNDAREPLWQSTDAQAIREQLNAQGVRFERWQADRDLGDNPTPEAVLTAYQHAIDRLVAEKGYQSWDVISMRADNPQKEAMRGKFLNEHTHGEDEVRFFVEGAGLFCLHIGDKVYQVLCEKNDLISVPAGTPHWFDMGSQPHFTAIRIFDNPEGWIANFTGSPIAEGYPRLA; translated from the coding sequence ATGAGCGCATTGACGATTTTTGCCGATAACGACGCCCGCGAACCGCTGTGGCAGAGCACCGATGCGCAGGCGATTCGCGAACAGCTTAACGCCCAGGGCGTGCGGTTCGAACGCTGGCAGGCCGACCGCGATCTCGGCGATAACCCGACGCCGGAGGCGGTGCTGACCGCCTACCAGCACGCCATTGACCGTCTGGTGGCGGAAAAAGGCTATCAGAGCTGGGATGTGATCAGCATGCGGGCCGATAACCCGCAAAAAGAGGCGATGCGCGGCAAATTTCTCAATGAACATACCCACGGCGAAGACGAAGTGCGGTTTTTCGTTGAAGGCGCAGGGCTGTTTTGCCTGCACATCGGCGATAAGGTCTACCAGGTGTTGTGCGAGAAAAACGATTTAATCTCGGTGCCTGCCGGGACGCCGCACTGGTTTGATATGGGCTCGCAGCCGCATTTTACGGCGATCCGTATTTTCGATAATCCCGAAGGATGGATTGCGAATTTCACCGGCAGCCCGATAGCCGAAGGATACCCACGCCTCGCGTAA
- the mtnC gene encoding acireductone synthase codes for MIRAIVTDIEGTTTDIRFVHNVLFPYARERLERFIRSGEHREPVNLLLNELRGEIHQPAASVDQLLETLFKFMDEDSKSPALKSIQGHIWREGYVNGDFTGHLYPDVVPAMRRWSDQDIDIYIYSSGSVPAQKLLFSHSDEGDVSGLLSGFFDTHVGAKRQPSSYRNISMKTGVPVHQMLFLSDVREELDAARESGWKTIQLIRGEPDPQSTHRQVSSFDDIHPEQIPT; via the coding sequence ATGATCCGCGCCATTGTTACCGATATTGAAGGCACCACGACCGATATCCGCTTCGTTCATAACGTTCTGTTTCCGTATGCGCGCGAGCGCCTGGAGCGCTTTATCCGCTCGGGCGAACACCGCGAACCGGTAAATCTGCTGCTCAACGAACTGCGCGGCGAGATCCACCAGCCGGCGGCCTCGGTCGATCAGCTGCTGGAAACCCTCTTCAAATTTATGGATGAAGACAGCAAATCCCCGGCGCTGAAATCCATTCAGGGCCATATCTGGCGCGAAGGCTACGTGAACGGCGACTTCACCGGTCACCTTTACCCGGACGTCGTGCCCGCGATGCGCCGCTGGAGCGATCAGGATATCGATATTTATATCTACTCTTCCGGCTCCGTCCCGGCGCAAAAACTGCTGTTCAGTCACAGTGACGAAGGCGATGTTTCGGGCCTGCTGAGCGGCTTTTTCGACACCCACGTCGGCGCCAAACGTCAGCCGTCGTCGTACCGTAATATCTCCATGAAAACCGGCGTGCCGGTGCATCAGATGCTGTTTCTCTCAGATGTCCGCGAGGAGCTTGACGCCGCGCGCGAGTCGGGCTGGAAAACCATTCAGCTGATTCGCGGCGAGCCGGACCCGCAAAGCACCCACCGCCAGGTTTCCAGTTTCGATGACATCCACCCGGAGCAGATCCCGACATGA
- a CDS encoding methylthioribulose 1-phosphate dehydratase, whose product MSKESQLEQLVAACHWVGAKGWAPATGGNMSLREDARWCWLSESGKDKGSLTPEDFLQVEIATSRAPSGRKPSAETGLHTLIYRLFPDANCVLHVHTVNATVLSRVEKSDALRLTGYEMQKSLAGQTTHLDNVPVAIFDNDQDIGALAERIAQYHRQFPLRYGFLLRGHGLTCWGEDVVQARRHLEGLEFLFECEMQRRLLEKA is encoded by the coding sequence ATGAGTAAAGAGAGCCAACTGGAGCAACTGGTGGCGGCCTGCCACTGGGTAGGCGCGAAGGGCTGGGCGCCCGCCACCGGCGGCAATATGTCGCTGCGTGAGGACGCACGCTGGTGCTGGCTGAGCGAGTCAGGCAAAGATAAAGGCAGCCTGACGCCGGAGGACTTTTTGCAGGTGGAGATCGCCACCTCGCGCGCGCCATCTGGCCGTAAACCCTCCGCCGAAACCGGCCTGCATACCCTGATTTACCGCCTCTTTCCTGACGCGAATTGCGTGCTGCACGTGCATACCGTTAACGCGACGGTGCTCTCCCGCGTGGAGAAAAGCGACGCGTTGCGCCTTACGGGTTATGAGATGCAGAAATCGCTCGCCGGACAAACCACCCATCTTGATAACGTGCCTGTTGCCATTTTCGATAACGATCAGGATATTGGTGCTCTGGCGGAGCGCATTGCGCAGTATCACCGCCAGTTTCCGCTGCGCTACGGGTTTCTGCTGCGCGGCCACGGGCTGACCTGCTGGGGGGAAGATGTCGTGCAAGCGCGTCGCCATCTGGAGGGGCTCGAATTCCTGTTTGAATGTGAAATGCAGCGACGCCTGCTGGAGAAAGCATGA
- a CDS encoding pyridoxal phosphate-dependent aminotransferase, which yields MSHSPLTPESKLPALGTTIFTRMSALAQEHQAINLSQGFPDFDGPRYLQERLAHHVAAGANQYAPMTGVQALREAIADKTEALYGHRPDASLDVTVTSGATEALYAAITALVRPGDEVICFDPSYDSYAPAVALCGGVLKRIALTPPDFRVDWQRFAEHLSEKTRLVILNTPHNPSATVWRKADFAALWAAIAEREIYVLSDEVYEHICFAEEGHASVLAHPQLRERAIAVSSFGKTYHMTGWKVGYCVAPAALSAEIRKVHQYLTFSVNTPAQLALADMLRAEPSHYLTLPDFYRARRDTFIEALAASRLKILPCEGTYFLLADYSAISSLDDVSFCEWLTIEAGVAAIPLSVFCDAPFPHKLIRLCFAKQEATLLAAAERLARL from the coding sequence ATGAGCCACTCCCCTTTGACGCCAGAAAGCAAGCTGCCCGCGCTGGGCACGACCATTTTCACCCGCATGAGCGCGCTGGCGCAGGAACACCAGGCGATTAACCTGTCGCAAGGGTTCCCCGATTTCGACGGCCCGCGCTATTTGCAGGAGCGGCTGGCGCACCACGTCGCGGCGGGCGCAAATCAGTACGCGCCGATGACCGGCGTGCAGGCGCTGCGTGAGGCGATTGCCGATAAAACCGAGGCGCTCTACGGCCATCGCCCGGACGCCAGCCTTGACGTGACCGTCACGTCAGGGGCCACCGAGGCGCTCTACGCCGCTATCACCGCGCTGGTGCGCCCTGGCGATGAAGTGATTTGCTTTGACCCGAGCTACGACAGCTACGCGCCTGCGGTGGCGCTCTGCGGCGGTGTGTTAAAGCGCATCGCGCTGACGCCGCCTGACTTTCGCGTCGACTGGCAGCGGTTCGCTGAACATTTAAGCGAAAAGACCCGGCTGGTTATCCTTAATACGCCGCATAATCCGTCCGCGACGGTCTGGCGCAAGGCGGATTTCGCGGCGCTCTGGGCGGCGATTGCGGAGCGTGAAATCTACGTGCTGAGCGATGAAGTCTATGAGCACATCTGTTTTGCCGAAGAGGGGCACGCCAGCGTGCTGGCGCATCCGCAGCTGCGTGAGCGGGCGATAGCGGTGTCGTCGTTTGGTAAAACCTATCATATGACCGGCTGGAAAGTGGGGTACTGCGTGGCGCCCGCAGCGCTTAGCGCCGAGATCCGCAAAGTGCATCAGTATCTGACGTTCTCAGTCAATACCCCGGCACAGCTGGCGCTGGCGGATATGCTGCGCGCCGAGCCGTCGCACTATCTGACGTTGCCCGACTTTTACCGGGCGCGGCGCGACACCTTTATCGAGGCCCTCGCCGCGAGCCGCCTTAAGATTTTACCCTGCGAAGGCACCTACTTTTTGCTGGCGGATTACAGCGCCATCTCGTCGCTGGACGACGTCAGCTTCTGTGAATGGCTGACCATCGAGGCGGGCGTCGCCGCCATTCCGCTGTCAGTGTTTTGCGACGCGCCGTTCCCGCACAAACTCATCCGGTTGTGCTTCGCCAAACAGGAGGCGACGCTGCTCGCCGCGGCGGAGCGGCTGGCGCGGCTATAG
- the citR gene encoding DNA-binding transcriptional repressor CitR, whose translation MANLQDLKKFDLNLLVIFECIYLHRSVSKAAEALFLTPSAISQSLQRLRNQLNDPLFVRSGKGITPTTVGTNLHHYLEDNLNQLEQTINMMQGAPLRKNFVLYCPPSLAADHLPELVSAFREHYDFELEHYDTTLASETAEDLLAYRKADLIIGMTPIVSHSVICKHCFSEETVLVCSENHPRLGERADAAALAQEKFTLFNGTEEGQKHFHVKSSELIGERQIAFTSNSPSSIMAVIGKTDFVGILPASTLRRYRSVFRLRPVALNIDLPQIDYYLIYNRSSLTNASFVSFVSRIEQHFLHDVPAALKQDAVSPDQPTL comes from the coding sequence ATGGCAAATTTGCAGGATTTGAAAAAGTTCGACCTCAATCTTCTGGTTATCTTTGAATGCATTTATCTGCATCGCAGCGTCAGCAAGGCGGCTGAAGCGCTGTTTCTCACGCCCTCGGCGATAAGCCAGTCGTTGCAGCGCCTGCGCAACCAGCTTAACGACCCGCTGTTTGTCCGCTCCGGCAAAGGCATCACGCCCACCACCGTCGGCACCAACCTGCATCATTATCTCGAAGACAACCTCAATCAGCTTGAGCAGACCATCAACATGATGCAGGGTGCGCCGCTGCGTAAAAACTTCGTGCTCTACTGCCCGCCGTCGCTGGCTGCGGATCATCTGCCGGAGTTAGTGAGCGCGTTTCGCGAGCATTACGATTTCGAGCTGGAGCATTACGACACCACGCTTGCCAGCGAAACCGCAGAAGACTTACTGGCCTATCGCAAGGCGGATTTGATAATCGGCATGACCCCCATCGTCAGCCATTCGGTGATTTGCAAACACTGCTTTAGCGAGGAGACGGTACTGGTGTGCAGCGAGAACCATCCGCGGCTGGGGGAGCGTGCCGACGCGGCCGCGCTGGCGCAGGAGAAATTTACGCTGTTTAACGGCACCGAAGAGGGCCAGAAGCATTTCCATGTGAAGTCTTCCGAGCTTATCGGCGAACGGCAAATCGCGTTTACCAGCAATTCGCCGTCGTCGATCATGGCGGTGATTGGCAAAACCGATTTTGTCGGCATTCTGCCTGCCTCCACCCTGCGCCGCTATCGCTCGGTCTTTCGGTTGCGGCCGGTGGCGCTGAACATCGACCTGCCGCAGATAGACTACTACCTTATCTATAACCGCTCATCGTTAACCAATGCGTCGTTCGTGAGCTTTGTATCGCGCATCGAACAGCACTTTCTGCACGATGTGCCCGCCGCGCTCAAACAGGACGCGGTGTCTCCGGATCAGCCAACCCTATAG